CATTGGACGATTCGTTTGAAATCCGTGCCCGACCAGTTGATCGGCAACATCAGCCTGATGAACGAGCAGGATAACAATCGCGGTTTCTGGCTCGGGCCGCGTTGGCAAGGTCAGGGCTTGATGACCGAAGCCAGTGAAGCGGTGACCCGATACTGGTTCACAAGCCTGGGACGTGATGTGCTGCGTGTACCGAAAGCTGCCGCCAACATCGGTTCGCGCAAGCTGTCGGAACGCACTGGCATGCGGCTCATCCGGGTTGACGAGGGTGAGTTTGTCGGTGGGCGATTCATCAAAGAGACCTGGGAACTCACCCGCGAAGAATGGCTGCAACAACGCCCTCTGTAGGAGCGAGCATGCTCGCGATGGACTCACAGACACCGCAGGGCATCAGGATTCACGCGTCATCGTTGACGACCATCGCGAGCAGGCTCGCTCCTACAAGGGTTATGCGCTGAATTTCACGCCGGGCCTGGCTCGTTCGTCCACCGTGAGCTCAAAGACATCCGGCCGCGCATAGTGTCCGACGACGTCGTAATCGTAGCGGGCACGCACCAGGTCATCGGTGTCGATTTCAGCGCTGATCAGCCCAGGCTCCCCCCGCAGCGGCCCGGACAGGACATCGCCCATGGGGCCGACGATCACACTGCCACCGGCAATCAACGGCCGATCCGCCGGCCAGTTGGCCACCTCCACACCCAGCGCCCGGGGTGAATCCTGAACCTGACAGGCACTGACCACAAAGCAGCGGCCCTCATGGGCGATATGGCGCATGCTGACCTGCCACATCTCGCGCTCGTCCACCGTCGGCGCGCACCACACCTCAACGCCCTTGGCGTACATCGCGGTGCGCAGCAGCGGCATCATGTTTTCCCAGCAAATCACCGCCCCGATACGCCCGACCTGGCTGTCGATCACCGGCAAG
This genomic interval from Pseudomonas putida contains the following:
- a CDS encoding carbon-nitrogen hydrolase family protein, producing the protein MPKSIVAALQIGALPGGKAETLEQILSYENAIIESGAALVVMPEALLGGYPKGESFGTQLGYRLPEGREAFARYFANAIDVPGVETEALAGLSARTGANLVIGVIERAGSTLHCTALYFDPQAGLIGKHRKLMPTGTERLIWGKGDGSTLPVIDSQVGRIGAVICWENMMPLLRTAMYAKGVEVWCAPTVDEREMWQVSMRHIAHEGRCFVVSACQVQDSPRALGVEVANWPADRPLIAGGSVIVGPMGDVLSGPLRGEPGLISAEIDTDDLVRARYDYDVVGHYARPDVFELTVDERARPGVKFSA
- a CDS encoding GNAT family N-acetyltransferase produces the protein MDATPILYTERLILRPLELADARAIQQQFPHWEVVRYLNALVPWPYPADGALIYLRDNALPAIARGEEWHWTIRLKSVPDQLIGNISLMNEQDNNRGFWLGPRWQGQGLMTEASEAVTRYWFTSLGRDVLRVPKAAANIGSRKLSERTGMRLIRVDEGEFVGGRFIKETWELTREEWLQQRPL